Proteins encoded by one window of uncultured Bacteroides sp.:
- a CDS encoding DMT family transporter yields the protein MNNDKNYKGHMAMLAASIIWGLNSPIGKAALDYGIPPLSLTTFRFFGAAIAFWIVSLFTKKEHVKHQDLLMLFFASLFGIVLNQGTFIFGLSLTSPIDASIVTTMAPIVTMIVAAIVLKEPVTGKKVLGIFVGAIGALLLIITSQSATGGKSGSIWGDMLCLTAQLSFAIYLTVFKDLIQRYSSVTIMKWMFVYASMCFIPFSYSDVASINFSAVPLKVYAEISFVVLAATFLAYLFVMTGQKVLRPTIVSMYNYVQPIVASFVAVSVGMDTFGWPKAAAIILVFVGVFIVTQSKSKAQLDAEVLYQEIDQPEEKIKENDY from the coding sequence ATGAATAACGATAAGAACTACAAAGGACATATGGCTATGTTGGCGGCAAGTATTATATGGGGATTAAACTCTCCAATAGGCAAAGCCGCTTTAGATTATGGCATTCCTCCGCTCTCTCTTACCACATTTCGTTTCTTCGGAGCAGCAATAGCTTTCTGGATTGTTTCTCTTTTCACTAAAAAAGAGCATGTAAAACATCAAGACCTACTGATGCTTTTCTTTGCATCGCTTTTTGGTATTGTTTTAAACCAAGGAACTTTTATTTTTGGTCTTTCATTAACATCTCCTATAGATGCTTCAATAGTAACAACAATGGCTCCTATTGTAACAATGATTGTTGCTGCCATTGTACTTAAAGAGCCAGTTACCGGAAAAAAAGTACTCGGAATATTTGTTGGAGCCATCGGAGCACTATTACTAATAATTACCAGTCAAAGCGCTACTGGCGGTAAATCCGGTAGTATTTGGGGAGATATGCTCTGCCTGACTGCCCAGTTAAGTTTTGCTATTTACCTAACAGTTTTTAAAGACTTAATCCAAAGATATTCTTCTGTAACAATAATGAAATGGATGTTTGTATACGCTTCAATGTGTTTCATTCCATTCTCGTATAGCGATGTAGCTTCCATAAACTTTTCAGCTGTACCATTAAAAGTATATGCAGAAATTTCCTTTGTGGTTTTAGCGGCTACTTTCCTTGCCTACCTGTTTGTAATGACCGGACAAAAGGTGCTTCGCCCAACCATTGTTAGTATGTACAATTATGTGCAACCTATCGTGGCATCATTTGTTGCAGTTAGTGTAGGAATGGATACATTTGGATGGCCAAAAGCTGCTGCAATTATTTTGGTTTTTGTAGGAGTCTTCATTGTTACACAAAGTAAATCGAAAGCACAACTAGATGCTGAAGTGCTGTATCAGGAAATAGACCAGCCAGAAGAAAAGATTAAAGAAAATGATTATTAA
- a CDS encoding 3'-5' exonuclease — MQPFAALDFETANGQRTSVCSVGVIIVDNGEIADRFHSFIRPRPNFYTHWTTQVHGMVFEDTKESPDFPDVWSQIAPKIEGMPLVAHNSPFDEGCLKAVFNLYGLTYPDYQFYCTCRLSRKMHKGLVNHQLHTVSEHCGYDLKQHHHALADAEACAAIAINMLRKTQAESFEELYNFVKQNY; from the coding sequence ATGCAACCATTTGCAGCTTTAGATTTTGAAACAGCCAACGGACAACGCACCAGTGTGTGCAGTGTTGGAGTTATCATTGTAGATAATGGAGAAATTGCTGACCGATTTCATAGTTTCATTCGTCCGCGTCCCAACTTTTATACACATTGGACAACACAAGTTCATGGAATGGTATTCGAAGATACAAAAGAATCGCCTGACTTCCCTGATGTATGGTCACAAATAGCTCCTAAAATTGAAGGCATGCCATTAGTTGCTCACAACAGTCCCTTCGACGAAGGATGCCTAAAAGCTGTATTCAATCTGTACGGACTTACTTATCCGGATTATCAATTCTACTGTACTTGTCGGTTATCCCGCAAAATGCACAAAGGATTAGTGAACCACCAGCTACACACAGTATCTGAACATTGCGGATACGACCTAAAGCAGCACCACCATGCATTAGCCGATGCAGAAGCCTGCGCGGCAATAGCTATTAATATGCTACGGAAGACACAAGCTGAAAGTTTTGAAGAGCTTTATAACTTTGTGAAACAAAACTATTAA